A single window of Paenibacillus sp. FSL H8-0537 DNA harbors:
- a CDS encoding NCS2 family permease has translation MERFFRLKEHGTNIRTEIMAGLTTFMTMAYILAVNPIVLTPAGFDWGAVFLATALSAGIFTIAMGLFVNFPVALAPGMGLNAYFAATVISSQATGKPISIAMGLTAVFISGIIFIILTVTQIRQMLITAVPDSLKHAITVGIGLFIAIIGLKGSGIMTIAVSSFTDISKGAYTDVSGSETVIHLGSLHNGTVALTVIALFIIGIMMVLRIPGAILWGILLTTVIAIAIGQVNISEKLSGQTWVPDFSKMNLFHFDFPGVLEVGLVTVILTFTFVELFDTFGTLVGTANRAGYMKDPVEGKKRIGKAMFVDAIGVSGGAMLGTSTVTAYVESSSGIAQGGRTGLTSVTTGICFLLAVFLSPLVALVPPAATNAALIIVGVLMMQSIKEIDFTDMVYAIPSFLTLALMPFTYNIANGISFGIVSYVVLASVANLSGKAKEKYQIHWLMWILAVLVVGRYVFMGGE, from the coding sequence TTGACTGGGGAGCCGTATTTTTGGCTACGGCGCTGTCAGCAGGTATTTTCACGATTGCGATGGGACTGTTCGTTAATTTCCCCGTAGCTCTCGCGCCCGGAATGGGGCTCAATGCGTATTTCGCAGCTACGGTTATTTCTTCACAGGCGACTGGAAAGCCGATTTCCATCGCAATGGGACTTACAGCGGTATTTATTTCGGGTATTATCTTTATCATTTTGACCGTGACTCAAATTCGGCAAATGCTGATTACAGCCGTGCCGGACAGCCTAAAACATGCGATTACCGTCGGTATCGGCTTGTTTATCGCGATTATCGGCCTTAAGGGCAGCGGCATTATGACGATTGCCGTATCCAGCTTCACAGACATTAGCAAGGGCGCATATACCGACGTGTCGGGCTCGGAAACGGTCATTCACCTCGGCAGCCTGCACAATGGTACAGTAGCGCTTACGGTTATAGCACTGTTCATTATCGGAATTATGATGGTGCTTCGCATTCCTGGGGCGATTTTGTGGGGCATTTTGCTCACGACGGTCATTGCAATTGCTATTGGCCAGGTAAACATCAGCGAGAAGCTGAGCGGACAAACATGGGTGCCTGATTTTTCAAAAATGAATTTGTTCCACTTTGATTTCCCTGGCGTGCTGGAAGTCGGTCTCGTGACCGTCATTCTAACGTTTACCTTTGTAGAGCTGTTCGATACATTCGGAACGCTTGTCGGCACGGCGAACCGCGCTGGCTATATGAAAGATCCGGTGGAAGGCAAGAAGCGCATCGGCAAAGCGATGTTCGTGGATGCCATCGGCGTTAGCGGCGGGGCTATGCTCGGTACGAGCACAGTGACAGCGTATGTGGAAAGCTCCTCAGGCATCGCACAGGGCGGACGTACGGGGCTTACTTCAGTTACGACGGGTATTTGCTTCCTGCTCGCCGTATTCCTCTCGCCGCTCGTTGCACTTGTGCCTCCAGCAGCTACGAATGCGGCTCTCATTATCGTCGGCGTGCTGATGATGCAGTCGATTAAGGAAATTGATTTCACGGATATGGTTTATGCGATTCCGTCCTTTTTGACGCTCGCCTTGATGCCATTTACGTACAATATTGCGAACGGCATTTCGTTCGGTATTGTGTCTTATGTTGTATTGGCTTCTGTAGCCAACCTATCAGGCAAAGCCAAGGAAAAATACCAAATTCACTGGCTCATGTGGATACTCGCCGTGCTTGTCGTCGGGCGCTACGTATTTATGGGCGGCGAATAA
- a CDS encoding phosphodiester glycosidase family protein, with protein sequence MNVSVKALNRTMLLACTPFLGMLLWLLLSEVVVELSTTAFPVHEAEAQRQEPAAFTSKTAAGLEQARTTAEATGDLIKKEITLYNRTNAEMKQIASTAAAQARIPLDIYDQLITSKLGAPSATINTDKLRAQLFRIKTQNFQSYAVKIELKSDDAMKMALGGDKYGGAETTLAAVKRLGAYIGINAGGFADAQGVRYPLSTTMIDGEYVNGFEPSFADLFFVGLNEDNELVGGKFTSKAQLDSQHMKFGASFVPVLLQNGAAMPIPDKWKNSPKRAPRTVIASYKDNQLLLLVADGYNENGSSGATLAELQILLKRYGAVNGFNLDGGGSSSLIWNGSVINSPSDRQLRKLPTSFLFFK encoded by the coding sequence ATGAATGTATCCGTAAAAGCACTGAATAGGACCATGCTGCTCGCGTGTACCCCTTTTCTTGGCATGCTGCTTTGGCTGCTGCTGTCGGAGGTGGTCGTTGAGCTGTCTACCACAGCTTTTCCCGTTCACGAGGCTGAAGCGCAGCGGCAAGAGCCCGCAGCCTTCACCTCGAAGACAGCGGCGGGACTGGAGCAGGCTCGTACAACAGCCGAGGCGACAGGAGACTTGATAAAGAAGGAAATCACGCTGTATAACCGGACTAATGCGGAGATGAAGCAAATCGCCAGCACCGCAGCTGCCCAAGCCCGCATACCGCTTGATATTTATGACCAGCTCATTACGAGCAAGCTTGGAGCGCCGTCGGCTACCATTAATACGGACAAGCTTCGCGCCCAGCTCTTCCGTATCAAGACGCAAAACTTTCAAAGCTACGCGGTGAAAATCGAGCTGAAATCAGACGATGCGATGAAAATGGCGCTCGGCGGAGACAAATATGGCGGCGCGGAGACGACGCTCGCAGCAGTGAAGCGTCTCGGCGCGTATATCGGCATCAATGCCGGAGGCTTCGCAGACGCTCAGGGCGTTCGCTACCCGCTAAGCACGACGATGATTGACGGCGAATATGTGAATGGCTTTGAGCCGTCGTTTGCCGATTTATTTTTTGTCGGCTTGAATGAGGATAACGAGCTCGTAGGCGGAAAATTCACCAGCAAGGCGCAGCTCGACAGCCAGCATATGAAATTTGGCGCTTCATTCGTGCCTGTCCTGCTGCAAAATGGTGCCGCCATGCCGATTCCCGACAAGTGGAAAAATAGCCCGAAGCGCGCACCACGCACGGTTATCGCGAGCTATAAGGACAATCAGCTGCTCCTTCTCGTCGCCGATGGCTATAACGAGAATGGCAGCTCCGGCGCGACGCTTGCAGAACTGCAAATTTTACTTAAGCGCTACGGCGCCGTTAATGGCTTTAATCTCGATGGCGGTGGCTCCTCGTCGCTGATCTGGAACGGCAGCGTCATTAATAGTCCTTCCGATCGCCAGCTCCGCAAGCTGCCAACGAGCTTCCTATTTTTCAAGTAA
- the msrB gene encoding peptide-methionine (R)-S-oxide reductase MsrB → MSVELNENQNESSSYEKAIFAGGCFWCMVSPFEEMPGIIEVVSGYTGGHVPNPTYEQVCSETTGHTEAVQITFDPAIFPYEKLLDVFWQQIDPTDLAGQFADRGNSYRPGIFYYSEEQREKAEASKKALDASGRFDKPIVTPIEPAEPFYLAEDYHQGFYRSNPQRYKSYRKGSGREDFLANHWQFKKSLGELKDRLTPIQFEVTQNSGTERAFTGEYWDHKEEGIYVDIVSGEPLFSSRDKFDSSCGWPSFTKPIQESKVTEHRDISHFMIRTEVRSKAADSHLGHVFNDGPGPNGLRYCINSAALRFIPKDQLEAEGYGEYAAWLKA, encoded by the coding sequence ATGTCAGTTGAATTGAACGAAAACCAGAATGAGTCATCATCATATGAGAAGGCGATATTTGCCGGAGGCTGCTTCTGGTGCATGGTTTCTCCATTCGAGGAGATGCCCGGCATTATTGAGGTAGTATCGGGCTATACAGGCGGCCATGTGCCCAATCCGACCTATGAACAGGTCTGCTCGGAGACGACAGGCCATACTGAAGCGGTGCAAATTACATTTGATCCGGCGATTTTCCCCTATGAGAAGCTGCTAGATGTTTTCTGGCAGCAAATCGACCCGACTGATCTGGCTGGCCAGTTCGCGGATCGCGGCAACTCGTATCGTCCCGGCATCTTTTATTATAGCGAGGAGCAACGGGAGAAGGCGGAAGCCTCGAAGAAGGCGCTTGATGCAAGCGGCCGGTTCGATAAGCCCATTGTAACGCCGATTGAACCGGCGGAGCCTTTTTATTTGGCGGAGGATTACCACCAAGGCTTCTACCGTTCAAATCCGCAGCGCTACAAATCTTACCGCAAAGGCTCTGGACGCGAGGATTTTCTCGCAAACCATTGGCAATTTAAGAAGAGTCTAGGAGAGCTGAAAGATCGACTGACGCCGATTCAGTTCGAAGTGACGCAAAACAGCGGCACCGAGCGGGCATTCACCGGCGAATATTGGGATCATAAGGAAGAAGGCATCTATGTAGATATCGTATCGGGAGAGCCGCTCTTCAGCTCGCGCGACAAGTTTGATTCAAGCTGCGGCTGGCCTAGCTTTACGAAGCCGATTCAGGAATCGAAAGTAACGGAGCACCGCGATATTAGCCATTTTATGATCCGCACGGAAGTCCGCAGCAAGGCGGCTGATTCGCATCTGGGGCATGTTTTTAATGATGGCCCGGGACCAAACGGCTTGCGCTACTGCATTAATTCCGCAGCTCTGCGTTTTATTCCAAAGGATCAACTTGAGGCAGAGGGCTACGGTGAGTATGCGGCCTGGTTGAAAGCTTAA
- a CDS encoding nitroreductase, whose protein sequence is MQVEEAIRGRRTIGRVKQDPIDRRLIEKLLEAASWAPSHHNTQPWKFIVMTGEGRAKLGEGYARVALASLETGIGATLEDRLAKERSKAYRAPVVIGVVCSPAEDPRAVYAEELAAAQAAVQNLLLAAHANGLGAIWRSGEPMYHPLMKDTFGLDAEEQFVALIYLGYPDMQPLEAKRTSVSDKTVWLEG, encoded by the coding sequence ATGCAAGTGGAAGAGGCTATAAGGGGAAGACGTACAATCGGAAGAGTCAAGCAGGACCCGATTGATCGCCGCCTCATCGAAAAGCTGCTGGAGGCAGCCAGCTGGGCGCCTAGTCACCATAATACGCAGCCATGGAAGTTTATCGTCATGACAGGAGAGGGACGTGCCAAGCTGGGCGAAGGGTATGCGCGTGTTGCGCTTGCTTCGCTTGAGACCGGCATCGGTGCCACTTTGGAGGACCGCTTGGCGAAGGAGCGCTCTAAAGCCTATCGTGCCCCTGTCGTCATTGGCGTTGTATGCTCGCCGGCAGAGGACCCGCGCGCTGTCTATGCGGAAGAGCTGGCGGCGGCGCAAGCCGCTGTGCAAAACCTGCTGCTCGCTGCCCATGCGAATGGGCTGGGCGCCATCTGGCGGTCAGGCGAGCCGATGTACCATCCGCTGATGAAGGATACATTTGGCCTTGATGCGGAGGAGCAGTTTGTTGCCCTCATATATCTCGGATATCCTGATATGCAGCCGCTGGAAGCGAAGCGGACGTCCGTTTCTGACAAAACGGTATGGCTGGAAGGTTAA
- a CDS encoding glycoside hydrolase family 43 protein, which translates to MLFSNPILSGFYPDPSVCRVGDDYYLVTSSFEYFPGVPIFHSTDLVNWRQMGHCLTRESQVPLHGSPSSRGIFAPTLRYNDGRFYMITTNVTAFKNFYVWADDPEGPWSEPVWLEEWPGIDPSLLFDTDGKVYITGTSVMFGGELPGIYQAELDLQSGRLLSERKLIWQGTGGSFPEGPHLYRIGEWYYLIIAEGGTEYGHMVTAARSKKPYGPFEGCPHNPILTQRSTDNPIQATGHAELIQISEQEWWAVFLGIRPIGYPAAHHLGRETFGAPVTWTADGWPIIGDNGRAALELDAPNLPLSEQEPWQELDDFNEPELALHWNFLRNPSEASWSLSERPGWLKLQGSAHTLDDTESPAFVGRRQQHFKAKWSTLMAFQPQLGGEEAGMTVLMNERFHYEIALVRLEGKNQVILRRRIGSLWKIEHSADYSDSIIRLGIEANETHYTFSYSLPYGQTHVLGTGECAMLSKEAAGGFTGVYAGLYATGNGKNNTAPAYFDWFKYEIEE; encoded by the coding sequence ATGCTATTTTCAAATCCTATATTAAGCGGTTTTTATCCTGATCCGAGTGTGTGCCGTGTAGGGGACGATTATTACTTGGTGACGAGCTCCTTTGAATATTTTCCGGGCGTCCCGATTTTTCATAGCACGGATTTGGTCAACTGGCGACAAATGGGGCACTGCCTGACGAGAGAAAGCCAAGTACCCTTGCACGGCAGTCCAAGCTCCAGAGGGATTTTTGCGCCGACACTACGATATAACGATGGGCGTTTTTATATGATCACGACTAATGTAACCGCATTCAAAAATTTCTATGTTTGGGCAGACGACCCGGAGGGGCCATGGTCAGAGCCGGTATGGCTGGAGGAATGGCCGGGAATCGATCCATCGCTGCTCTTCGATACGGATGGGAAAGTCTATATTACCGGAACGAGCGTCATGTTTGGCGGTGAGCTTCCAGGCATTTATCAGGCAGAGCTGGACTTGCAGTCGGGCCGCCTGCTTAGCGAGCGGAAGCTGATATGGCAAGGAACAGGCGGTTCCTTTCCTGAAGGGCCGCATCTTTACCGAATTGGCGAGTGGTACTACCTCATCATTGCTGAAGGCGGCACCGAATACGGGCATATGGTGACTGCGGCGAGGAGCAAGAAGCCGTATGGCCCGTTTGAAGGCTGCCCGCATAATCCAATTTTGACGCAGCGCAGCACCGATAACCCGATACAGGCGACGGGACATGCCGAGCTTATCCAAATTTCTGAGCAGGAATGGTGGGCAGTGTTTCTTGGCATTCGCCCGATCGGCTACCCAGCAGCGCATCATCTGGGCCGTGAAACGTTTGGCGCACCGGTGACATGGACGGCGGACGGCTGGCCAATTATTGGTGACAACGGCCGAGCGGCATTGGAGCTGGACGCGCCGAATTTGCCGCTCAGCGAGCAGGAGCCTTGGCAGGAGCTGGATGATTTCAATGAGCCGGAGCTGGCGCTGCATTGGAATTTTCTGCGCAATCCGAGCGAGGCAAGCTGGTCGCTTTCGGAGCGTCCGGGCTGGCTGAAGCTGCAGGGCAGCGCCCACACGCTCGATGATACGGAGTCGCCTGCATTCGTTGGACGGAGGCAGCAGCATTTTAAGGCGAAATGGTCGACGTTAATGGCCTTTCAGCCGCAGCTGGGCGGAGAGGAAGCGGGGATGACGGTGCTCATGAATGAGCGCTTCCATTATGAAATTGCGCTCGTAAGGCTGGAAGGGAAAAATCAGGTGATTTTGCGTCGCCGGATCGGAAGCCTATGGAAGATCGAGCACTCGGCGGATTATAGCGACTCTATTATTAGACTCGGCATAGAAGCTAATGAAACGCATTATACGTTCAGCTACTCGCTACCGTATGGGCAGACGCATGTATTAGGAACGGGAGAATGTGCCATGTTATCCAAAGAGGCAGCTGGCGGCTTTACAGGTGTGTATGCCGGACTTTATGCAACGGGAAATGGGAAAAATAATACAGCGCCAGCGTATTTCGACTGGTTCAAATATGAAATAGAGGAATAG